The Thermodesulfobacteriota bacterium genome contains the following window.
AGGCCAATCCCGCCTTCCGCGGCCTGTACCAGACCATCAACCGGGATTTCTGCCGGGAGGCCTGGTCCGAGTATGCCTTCGTCAACCGGGAGCAGGATCTGGGCCTTGCCGGCCTGCGGCAGGCCAAGGAGTCCTACAACCCGGTGGCCCTGGTGGCCAAATACCGGGTGCAGCCGGGCTGACGAATCGAATATCGAATATCGAACAAGGAATGTCCAACCGCGGAAGGGACCGGCAGGACTGATCCGAAAGGGCAACGACCGGTCTCTTCTACCACCTTGCCGGCCGTCGTGGCGGTCCGCGCTTATCGACCTGGCCCGCCGGCCGGATGAGGACCTCAAGGGCGAGGTTCTCGTCCGTTCGTTTCTCCTGGTCACCAGGCACATCATTGCCGAGGATCTTGGCGAACGGTTGCCAGACATCCTGGCTCTGCTCCGGGATCTGGCCTGCTCCAAGACCGGACTGCAGTATGTGCGGTTGCGGGCCGCCCATCCAGAGCGACCGCTGCCGGTGCTCGAGGGCTCCACGCCCCAGGCCGAGGATGCGGCTGGCCAGGAGCGCCCCCAGGATCAGGGCAGCAGCCAGGGGGAAGAAACGGACGCCATGGCGGCCGCAGGAGGGAATGTTGAGGAGCCGCACCTCGCCCTGGAGCAGGGTGGGCGGGGCGGGCTGGTTGCGGGGCACCGCCAACAAGGGGCCGGTGAGCTGCTTCCGGCCGGTGGCGTCGATGATGGCCGAAACACCGGTGTTGGTGGCGCGGACCAGATCGCGCCTGGTCTCGATGGCCCGGAAGGAGGCCAGGGCCAGGTGTTGGACCGGGGCGCTGCTGGCACCGAACCAGGCGTCGCTGGCCAGGGAGACCAGGAGGTTGGGGCGAAGACGGGCAAGGCGCTGCGCAAGAAGGCTGTCCAGGTCCTCGGCGCAGATCATGGCGCCGATGGCCACGTCCCCGTCCTGGAGCAGGGTTAGCGCCGGACCGGGGGTGATGGCCGGCCAATCCGGCAGCCGGGTGCGCAGGCGCTTCGCCCAGTCCGGGAAGCGGCTGGCCAGGGGGATGGCCTCGGCAAAGGGCACCAGCCGGGTCTTGTCGTAGCGGCCGGCCAGACGGCGGTCGTCGGCGAAGAGGAGGGCGCTGTTGCAGACCGTCGTGCCGCCGAACTGGTGGGTAAGGGCGCCCAGGAGCAGCCGGCCGCGGACCCCGGGCCGCAGCTCCCAGGGGTGGCCGGCCGCAAATTCCCGGGTCAGGGTGCGGTCGAAAAGGAGCGGCCAGGCGGATTCCGGCCAGAGGATGAGATCAACGCCGCGGCGGCCCAGCTCCTGGGTGGCGGCACGCAGGGCGGCGATGAAGCGCTCGTTGTGGAGCCGGCGCTCCTGGGCGGCCACCACCCCGAAGTTGGGCTGGACGATGCCGCAGGACAGGCGCGGCGCCTGGAGTCGCCGCTGCTCCACCTGCCAGGCCCGGCCCCAG
Protein-coding sequences here:
- the lnt gene encoding apolipoprotein N-acyltransferase; this encodes RRATPLTAAGLAWLAGFAMFLAGTWWWVALGREFAGLGPVAAVALAALFAGYQALPYGLAAASTAFLGQRYQLPPLLVGPLCLGLAEALLPFFFKTSLAIVLWQVRPLAQTAELGGPPAVAALLVLVNLTLGSLLVSLLERRSLPPASRRAAVLCLALTALGWGRAWQVEQRRLQAPRLSCGIVQPNFGVVAAQERRLHNERFIAALRAATQELGRRGVDLILWPESAWPLLFDRTLTREFAAGHPWELRPGVRGRLLLGALTHQFGGTTVCNSALLFADDRRLAGRYDKTRLVPFAEAIPLASRFPDWAKRLRTRLPDWPAITPGPALTLLQDGDVAIGAMICAEDLDSLLAQRLARLRPNLLVSLASDAWFGASSAPVQHLALASFRAIETRRDLVRATNTGVSAIIDATGRKQLTGPLLAVPRNQPAPPTLLQGEVRLLNIPSCGRHGVRFFPLAAALILGALLASRILGLGRGALEHRQRSLWMGGPQPHILQSGLGAGQIPEQSQDVWQPFAKILGNDVPGDQEKRTDENLALEVLIRPAGQVDKRGPPRRPARW